A single genomic interval of Colius striatus isolate bColStr4 chromosome 9, bColStr4.1.hap1, whole genome shotgun sequence harbors:
- the HSPA4 gene encoding heat shock 70 kDa protein 4, with translation MSVVGIDLGFQSCYVAVARAGGIETIANEYSDRSTPSCISFGPKNRSIGAAAKSQVISNAKNTVQSFKRFHGRAFSDPFVQAEKASLAYELVQLPTGSTGIKAMYMEEERNFTIEQVTGMLLTKLKETAENALKKPVVDCVVSVPCFYTDAERRSVMDATQIAGLNCLRLINETTAVALAYGIYKQDLPALEEKPRNVVFVDMGHSAYQVSVCAFNKGKLKVLATSFDTTLGGRKFDEMLVEYFCEEFGKKYKLDIKSKIRALLRLYQECEKLKKLMSANASDLPMNIECFMNDIDVSGTMNRSKFLEMCDGLLSRVEPPLRSVLEQAKLKKEDIYAVEIVGGTTRIPAVKEKISKFFGKEVSTTLNADEAVARGCALQCAILSPAFKVREFSITDLIPYPISLRWNSPAEEGLSDCEVFPKNHAAPFSKVLTFYRKEPFTLEAYYSSPKELPYPDPAIAHFLVQKVTPQTDGSSSKVKVKVRVNIHGIFSVSSASLVEVHKSDENEEPMETDQHSKEEEKMQVDQEEQQKAEEQQQAQPESKTESEEMETSQADSKDKKVDQPPQAKKAKVKTTTVDLPIENQLVWQIGKDMLNLFIENEGKMIMQDKLEKERNDAKNAVEEYVYDMRDKLCGVYEKFVSEDDRNSFTLKLEDTENWLYEDGEDQPKQIYIDKLTELKTLGQPIQARFQESEERPKAFEDLGKQIQQYMKIVHAFKAKDEQYDHLDEADVAKVEKSANEAMEWMNNKLNLQNKRSLTLDPVIKAKDIQAKTKELTSLCNPIVTKPKPKVELPKEEQKPAEPNGPVEGQGDTTGGTQAPEQGTAPAAPTATEKKLPEMDID, from the exons ATGTCGGTGGTGGGCATCGATTTGGGTTTCCAGAGCTGTTATGTGGCCGTGGCCCGCGCCGGCGGCATCGAGACCATCGCTAATGAGTACAGCGACCGCAGCACGCC ATCATGTATATCCTTTGGACCCAAGAATCGCTCAATTGGTGCTGCAGCTAAAAGCCAG GTTATTTCAAATGCAAAGAATACAGTACaaagttttaaaagatttcATGGTCGTGCATTCTCAGATCCCTTTGTTCAAGCTGAGAAAGCAAGCCTTGCGTATGAACTTGTCCAGCTGCCAACAGGCTCAACTGGCATCAAG GCCATGTatatggaagaagaaagaaactttacTATTGAACAGGTGACAGGAATGCTTCTTACCAAATTAAAAGAGACTGCCGAGAATGCACTTAAGAAGCCTGTAGTTGACTGTGTTGTTTCT GTTCCTTGTTTCTACACAGATGCAGAAAGGAGGTCTGTGATGGATGCTACACAGATTGCTGGTCTCAACTGTCTGAGACTAATAAATGAAACAACTGCAG TTGCCCTTGCATATGGAATCTATAAGCAAGACCTGCCTGCGTTGGAAGAGAAGCCACGGAACGTTGTTTTTGTGGATATGGGGCATTCTGCATATCAAGTTTCTGTTTGTGCATTCaacaaaggaaaactgaaa gttctTGCTACATCATTTGACACAACACTTGGAGGCAGGAAGTTTGATGAGATGTTAGTTGAATACTTTTGCGAAGAATTCGGAAAGAAATATAAACTAGACATCAAGTCAAAGATTCGTGCGTTGTTGAGGCTGTACCAGGAAtgtgagaaactgaaaaaactGATGAGTGCTAATGCCTCTGATCTCCCGATGAACATAGAGTGCTTCATGAATGACATCGATGTTTCGGGAACAATGAACAG GAGCAAGTTTTTGGAGATGTGTGATGGACTCCTTTCAAGAGTAGAACCTCCCCTTCGCAGTGTGCTGGAGCAAGCCA AGTTAAAGAAGGAGGATATTTATGCAGTAGAGATAGTTGGTGGTACCACAAGAATCCCTGCTGTAAAAGAGAAGATCAGTAAATTTTTTGGCAAAGAAGTCAGTACAACTTTGAATGCAGATGAGGCTGTTGCACGAGGTTGTGCGCTGCAG TGTGCTATTTTATCCCCGGCCTTCAAAGTGAGAGAATTTTCTATCACAGACTTGATACCATATCCTATTTCTTTACGATGGAATTCACCAGCAGAGGAAGGGTTAAG TGATTGTGAGGTGTTCCCCAAGAACCACGCAGCTCCATTTTCTAAGGTCCTCACGTTCTACAGGAAGGAACCTTTTACTCTTGAGGCGTACTACAGTTCTCCCAAGGAGTTGCCTTATCCAGATCCTGCTATAG CTCACTTCTTGGTTCAGAAGGTCACTCCTCAAACAGATGGATCCAGTTCAAAAGTTAAGGTCAAAGTCAGAGTAAATATCCATGGTATCTTCAGTGTTTCAAGTGCATCTTTAGTGGAGGTTCATAAATCTGATGAGAATGAAGAGCCTATGGAAACAGATCAGCATTCAAAAGAGGAAGAG AAGATGCAGGTAGACCAGGAAGAGCAACAAAAGGCTGAAGAACAACAGCAAGCCCAGCCTGAAAGTAAGACAGAGTCTGAGGAAATGGAG ACTTCTCAGGCTGACTCAAAGGACAAGAAAGTAGATCAGCCACCTCAAGCGAAGAAGGCTAAAGTAAAGACTACTACAGTGGACCTTCCCATCGAGAATCAGTTGGTGTGGCAGATAGGGAAAGATATGCTGAACTTATTCATTGAGAATGAG GGTAAAATGATAATGCAGGATAAGctagagaaagaaaggaatgatGCTAAGAACGCGGTGGAAGAGTACGTGTATGATATGAGAGACAAACTCTGTGGCGTCTATGAGAAGTTTGTTAGTGAAGAT GATCGCAATAGTTTCACGCTGAAGCTGGAAGATACAGAAAACTGGCTTTATGAAGATGGTGAAGATCAACCCAAACAAATTTACATTGACAAGTTGACGGAACTGAAG ACTCTTGGTCAACCTATTCAGGCCCGATTTCAAGAATCAGAGGAAAGACCGAAAGCATTTGAGGATCTGGGGAAGCAAATCCAGCAGTACATGAAGATTGTTCATGCATTCAAAGCAAAG GATGAACAGTATGACCATTTAGATGAAGCAGATGTAGCAAAAGTGGAGAAGAGCGCAAATGAAGCTATGGAGTGGATGAACAATAAACTTAATCTCCAAAACAAGAGAAGTCTTACTTTGGACCCAGTTATAAAAGCAAAAGACATACAAGCAAAAACTAAA gAGTTGACAAGTCTTTGTAACCCTATagtcacaaaaccaaaacccaaagtGGAACTCCCGAAGGAGGAGCAGAAGCCAGCAGAACCGAATGGACCAGTAGAAGGGCAGGGAGACACCACCGGCGGGACCCAGGCCCCTGAACAGGGCACTGCACCTGCTGCCCCCACAGCCACGGAGAAGAAGCTTCCAGAAATGGACATTGACTGA
- the RNF14 gene encoding E3 ubiquitin-protein ligase RNF14 isoform X1 translates to MSSEDKEAQEDELLALASIYDEDEFRRAKTAQGGETRVCLELPQNFKVFVSGNPTESLQSNRFEYTVRFLPPLVLNFELPPDYPSTSPPVFTLSGKWLSQAQLSALCKHLDNIWEERRGCVVLFAWMQFLKEETLSYLNISSPHELKLCHQGNMQSRTPLVPVDTEDCGGAEGSAAAEEEVMDARAVQDVDSLSSLIREILDFDQAQRRKCFNRKMYLCNICLCKKLGSECMYFTECSHVYCKACLKDYFEIQIRDGQVHCLNCPEPKCSSVATPGQVKELVGEELFARYDRLLLQSSLDLMADVVYCPRPGCQTPVMQEPGCTMGICSCCNYAFCTLCKMTYHGVSPCKVTAEKLMDLRDDYLNADEANKRFLEQRYGKRVIQKALEELESKEWLEKNSKSCPCCGTPIEKLDGCNKMTCTGCMQYFCWLCMGFLSRVNPYRHFSDPASPCFNRLFEAMQIDGEVWEA, encoded by the exons ATGTCTTCAGAAGACAAAGAAGCTCAGGAGGATGAGCTGCTGGCTTTGGCTAGCATTTATGATGAAGATGAGTTTAGGAGAGCCAAGACTGCCCAAGGAGGAGAAACTCGAGTTTGCCTGGAGTTGCCCCAAAACTTCAAAGTTTTTGTGAGTG GCAATCCCACAGAGAGCCTCCAGAGCAACAGGTTCGAGTACACCGTTCGCTTTCTGCCTCCCCTTGTGCTGAATTTTGAACTCCCACCAGACTACCCATCCACCTCCCCACCGGTGTTTACCCTCAGTGGAAAATGGCTCTCCCAAGCCCAG CTCAGTGCTCTTTGCAAACACTTGGACAACAtatgggaagagaggagaggctgTGTGGTCTTATTTGCCTGGATGCAGTTCCTGAAGGAAGAAACACTGAGTTACCTGAATATTTCCTCCCCACATGAGCTAAAACTGTGCCATCAGGGGAATATGCAGAGTAGGACACCTTTGGTCCCTGTTGACACCGAGGACTGTGGTGGTGCAGAAGGCTCTGCCGCAGCTGAAGAAGAGGTGATGGATGCAAGAGCTGTGCAGGATGTGGATTCCCTGTCGAGTCTGATTAGGGAAATCTTGGACTTTGATCAGGCTCAGAGGAGGAAGTGCTTTAACAGAAAGATGTACTTGTGCAATATCTGCTTGTGTAAGAAGTTGGGCAGTGAATGTATGTACTTCACCGAGTGCAGCCACGTGTACTGCAAAGCATGCCTGAAGGACTACTTTGAGATACAGATAAGGGATGGTCAGGTCCACTGTCTCAACTGTCCAGAGCCGAAGTGTTCTTCCGTTGCTACTCCTGGCCAG GTTAAAGAACTGGTTggagaggagctgtttgcacGTTACGACCGCCTGCTTCTGCAGTCCAGCTTGGACCTCATGGCAGATGTTGTGTACTGCCCACGCCCGGGCTGCCAGACACCAGTCATGCAAGAGCCAGGTTGCACCATGGGCATCTGTTCCTGTTGCAACTATGCTTTTTGTACTCTCTGTAAAATGACTTACCATGGGGTCTCTCCATGTAAAGTCACAGCAG AGAAATTAATGGATTTACGAGATGATTATTTAAACGCAGATGAGGCAAATAAAAGATTTTTGGAACAACGCTACGGCAAACGAGTGATTCAGAAAGCCCTTGAGGAGCTGGAGAGTAAAGAATGGCTAGAAAAGAACTCCAAGTCTTGTCCTTGCTGTGGTACTCCTATAGAG AAACTAGATGGCTGTAACAAGATGACGTGTACTGGCTGCATGCAGTATTTCTGCTGGCTTTGTATGGGTTTTCTGTCGAGGGTGAACCCCTACAGGCACTTCAGTGATCCAGCCTCCCCGTGCTTTAACAG ATTGTTTGAAGCCATGCAAATTGATGGTGAGGTCTGGGAAGCTTAG
- the RNF14 gene encoding E3 ubiquitin-protein ligase RNF14 isoform X2: protein MSSEDKEAQEDELLALASIYDEDEFRRAKTAQGGETRVCLELPQNFKVFVSGNPTESLQSNRFEYTVRFLPPLVLNFELPPDYPSTSPPVFTLSGKWLSQAQLSALCKHLDNIWEERRGCVVLFAWMQFLKEETLSYLNISSPHELKLCHQGNMQSRTPLVPVDTEDCGGAEGSAAAEEEVMDARAVQDVDSLSSLIREILDFDQAQRRKCFNRKMYLCNICLCKKLGSECMYFTECSHVYCKACLKDYFEIQIRDGQVHCLNCPEPKCSSVATPGQVKELVGEELFARYDRLLLQSSLDLMADVVYCPRPGCQTPVMQEPGCTMGICSCCNYAFCTLCKMTYHGVSPCKVTAEKLMDLRDDYLNADEANKRFLEQRYGKRVIQKALEELESKEWLEKNSKSCPCCGTPIEKLDGCNKMTCTGCMQYFCWLCMGFLSRVNPYRHFSDPASPCFNRS from the exons ATGTCTTCAGAAGACAAAGAAGCTCAGGAGGATGAGCTGCTGGCTTTGGCTAGCATTTATGATGAAGATGAGTTTAGGAGAGCCAAGACTGCCCAAGGAGGAGAAACTCGAGTTTGCCTGGAGTTGCCCCAAAACTTCAAAGTTTTTGTGAGTG GCAATCCCACAGAGAGCCTCCAGAGCAACAGGTTCGAGTACACCGTTCGCTTTCTGCCTCCCCTTGTGCTGAATTTTGAACTCCCACCAGACTACCCATCCACCTCCCCACCGGTGTTTACCCTCAGTGGAAAATGGCTCTCCCAAGCCCAG CTCAGTGCTCTTTGCAAACACTTGGACAACAtatgggaagagaggagaggctgTGTGGTCTTATTTGCCTGGATGCAGTTCCTGAAGGAAGAAACACTGAGTTACCTGAATATTTCCTCCCCACATGAGCTAAAACTGTGCCATCAGGGGAATATGCAGAGTAGGACACCTTTGGTCCCTGTTGACACCGAGGACTGTGGTGGTGCAGAAGGCTCTGCCGCAGCTGAAGAAGAGGTGATGGATGCAAGAGCTGTGCAGGATGTGGATTCCCTGTCGAGTCTGATTAGGGAAATCTTGGACTTTGATCAGGCTCAGAGGAGGAAGTGCTTTAACAGAAAGATGTACTTGTGCAATATCTGCTTGTGTAAGAAGTTGGGCAGTGAATGTATGTACTTCACCGAGTGCAGCCACGTGTACTGCAAAGCATGCCTGAAGGACTACTTTGAGATACAGATAAGGGATGGTCAGGTCCACTGTCTCAACTGTCCAGAGCCGAAGTGTTCTTCCGTTGCTACTCCTGGCCAG GTTAAAGAACTGGTTggagaggagctgtttgcacGTTACGACCGCCTGCTTCTGCAGTCCAGCTTGGACCTCATGGCAGATGTTGTGTACTGCCCACGCCCGGGCTGCCAGACACCAGTCATGCAAGAGCCAGGTTGCACCATGGGCATCTGTTCCTGTTGCAACTATGCTTTTTGTACTCTCTGTAAAATGACTTACCATGGGGTCTCTCCATGTAAAGTCACAGCAG AGAAATTAATGGATTTACGAGATGATTATTTAAACGCAGATGAGGCAAATAAAAGATTTTTGGAACAACGCTACGGCAAACGAGTGATTCAGAAAGCCCTTGAGGAGCTGGAGAGTAAAGAATGGCTAGAAAAGAACTCCAAGTCTTGTCCTTGCTGTGGTACTCCTATAGAG AAACTAGATGGCTGTAACAAGATGACGTGTACTGGCTGCATGCAGTATTTCTGCTGGCTTTGTATGGGTTTTCTGTCGAGGGTGAACCCCTACAGGCACTTCAGTGATCCAGCCTCCCCGTGCTTTAACAG gtcttga